A section of the Balearica regulorum gibbericeps isolate bBalReg1 chromosome 6, bBalReg1.pri, whole genome shotgun sequence genome encodes:
- the PRKAG3 gene encoding 5'-AMP-activated protein kinase subunit gamma-3 isoform X1 — translation MEQLPSPAAPQVALLDAAARPEEEGLPAGFPEALCPSEEGQEEEEEEEEEEDRRRSPRPVTFTLGNEILGLDPETEFQSPDAEVYMHFMRSHCCYDAVPTSCKLVVFDISLEIKKAFVALVANGVRAAPLWDSKTQSFVGECQLHRLAPSPAWWRGVRAVVPAPHISAGMLTITDFINILHRYYRSPLVQIYEVEEHKIETWREVYLQGSFKPLVYISPSNSLFDAVYSLIKHKIHRLPVIEPISGNVLHILTHKRILKFLHIFGSTIPKPRFLKKTVQELCVGTFRDVAVVPENAPIYTALEIFVDRRVSALPVINDAGQVVGLYSRFDVIHLAAQKTYNNLDISVREALRQRTTCLEGVLTCYPHETMEDIIDRIAKEQVHRLVLVDENQYPRGIVSLSDILQALVLTPAGIDRSLL, via the exons ATGGAGCAactccccagccccgctgcacCCCAG GTGGCGCTGCTGGatgccgctgcccgccccgaGGAGGAAGGT TTGCCCGCAGGGTTCCCAGAGGCCCTGTGCCCCAgtgaggaggggcaggaggaggaggaagaagaggaggaagaagaggacaGGCGTAGGAGCCCAAGACCCGTCACCTTCACACTGGGCAATGAGATCCTGGGGCTGGACCCAGAGACCGAGTTTCAGAGCCCTGACGCCGAGGTCTACATGCACTTCATGAGGAGCCACTGCTGCTACGACGCCGTCCCCACCAGCTGCAAGCTCGTTGTCTTCGACATCTCTCTGGAG ATCAAGAAAGCCTTTGTGGCACTGGTGGCCAACGGGGTACGTGCCGCTCCACTCTGGGACAGCAAGACGCAGAGCTTCGTGGGTGAGTGCCAGCTGCACCGCTTGGCCCCTTCCCCTGCTTGGTGGCGAGGGGTGCGGGCAGTGGTGCCAGCCCCACATATCTCTGCAGGGATGCTCACCATCACTGACTTCATCAACATCCTCCACCGCTACTACCGCTCGCCCCTG GTGCAGATCTACGAGGTGGAAGAGCACAAGATTGAGACCTGGAGAG AGGTGTACCTGCAAGGCTCCTTCAAGCCACTGGTCTACATCTCCCCAAGCAACAG CCTCTTCGACGCTGTCTACTCCCTGATTAAGCACAAGATCCACCGCCTGCCTGTCATCGAGCCCATCTCAGGCAATGTCCTGCACATCCTGACGCACAAGCGCATCCTCAAGTTCCTCCACATCTTC GGCTCCACTATCCCCAAGCCACGCTTTCTGAAGAAAACGGTGCAGGAGCTTTGTGTTGGCACCTTCCGCGATGTGGCCGTCGTGCCTGAGAACGCCCCCATCTATACCGCCCTGGAGATCTTCGTGGACCGCCGGGTCTCCGCCCTTCCCGTCATCAACGATGCTG GGCAAGTGGTCGGCCTTTACTCCCGGTTTGACGTCATT CACCTGGCAGCCCAGAAGACCTACAATAACCTGGACATCAGTGTGCGGGAGGCGCTGCGGCAGCGCACCACCTGCCTGGAGGGGGTCCTCACCTGCTACCCCCACGAAACCATGGAGGACATCATCGACCGCATCGCCAAGGAGCAA GTTCATCGCCTGGTTCTGGTGGATGAGAACCAGTACCCGCGGGGCATCGTCTCCCTCTCTGACATCCTCCAGGCCCTTGTGCTCACTCCTGCAG GCATTGACCGATCCTTGCTCTGA
- the PRKAG3 gene encoding 5'-AMP-activated protein kinase subunit gamma-3 isoform X2, with protein sequence MEQLPSPAAPQVALLDAAARPEEEGLPAGFPEALCPSEEGQEEEEEEEEEEDRRRSPRPVTFTLGNEILGLDPETEFQSPDAEVYMHFMRSHCCYDAVPTSCKLVVFDISLEIKKAFVALVANGVRAAPLWDSKTQSFVGMLTITDFINILHRYYRSPLVQIYEVEEHKIETWREVYLQGSFKPLVYISPSNSLFDAVYSLIKHKIHRLPVIEPISGNVLHILTHKRILKFLHIFGSTIPKPRFLKKTVQELCVGTFRDVAVVPENAPIYTALEIFVDRRVSALPVINDAGQVVGLYSRFDVIHLAAQKTYNNLDISVREALRQRTTCLEGVLTCYPHETMEDIIDRIAKEQVHRLVLVDENQYPRGIVSLSDILQALVLTPAGIDALNS encoded by the exons ATGGAGCAactccccagccccgctgcacCCCAG GTGGCGCTGCTGGatgccgctgcccgccccgaGGAGGAAGGT TTGCCCGCAGGGTTCCCAGAGGCCCTGTGCCCCAgtgaggaggggcaggaggaggaggaagaagaggaggaagaagaggacaGGCGTAGGAGCCCAAGACCCGTCACCTTCACACTGGGCAATGAGATCCTGGGGCTGGACCCAGAGACCGAGTTTCAGAGCCCTGACGCCGAGGTCTACATGCACTTCATGAGGAGCCACTGCTGCTACGACGCCGTCCCCACCAGCTGCAAGCTCGTTGTCTTCGACATCTCTCTGGAG ATCAAGAAAGCCTTTGTGGCACTGGTGGCCAACGGGGTACGTGCCGCTCCACTCTGGGACAGCAAGACGCAGAGCTTCGTGG GGATGCTCACCATCACTGACTTCATCAACATCCTCCACCGCTACTACCGCTCGCCCCTG GTGCAGATCTACGAGGTGGAAGAGCACAAGATTGAGACCTGGAGAG AGGTGTACCTGCAAGGCTCCTTCAAGCCACTGGTCTACATCTCCCCAAGCAACAG CCTCTTCGACGCTGTCTACTCCCTGATTAAGCACAAGATCCACCGCCTGCCTGTCATCGAGCCCATCTCAGGCAATGTCCTGCACATCCTGACGCACAAGCGCATCCTCAAGTTCCTCCACATCTTC GGCTCCACTATCCCCAAGCCACGCTTTCTGAAGAAAACGGTGCAGGAGCTTTGTGTTGGCACCTTCCGCGATGTGGCCGTCGTGCCTGAGAACGCCCCCATCTATACCGCCCTGGAGATCTTCGTGGACCGCCGGGTCTCCGCCCTTCCCGTCATCAACGATGCTG GGCAAGTGGTCGGCCTTTACTCCCGGTTTGACGTCATT CACCTGGCAGCCCAGAAGACCTACAATAACCTGGACATCAGTGTGCGGGAGGCGCTGCGGCAGCGCACCACCTGCCTGGAGGGGGTCCTCACCTGCTACCCCCACGAAACCATGGAGGACATCATCGACCGCATCGCCAAGGAGCAA GTTCATCGCCTGGTTCTGGTGGATGAGAACCAGTACCCGCGGGGCATCGTCTCCCTCTCTGACATCCTCCAGGCCCTTGTGCTCACTCCTGCAGGTATCGATGCTCTTAACTCTTAG
- the PRKAG3 gene encoding 5'-AMP-activated protein kinase subunit gamma-3 isoform X3 — protein sequence MHFMRSHCCYDAVPTSCKLVVFDISLEIKKAFVALVANGVRAAPLWDSKTQSFVGECQLHRLAPSPAWWRGVRAVVPAPHISAGMLTITDFINILHRYYRSPLVQIYEVEEHKIETWREVYLQGSFKPLVYISPSNSLFDAVYSLIKHKIHRLPVIEPISGNVLHILTHKRILKFLHIFGSTIPKPRFLKKTVQELCVGTFRDVAVVPENAPIYTALEIFVDRRVSALPVINDAGQVVGLYSRFDVIHLAAQKTYNNLDISVREALRQRTTCLEGVLTCYPHETMEDIIDRIAKEQVHRLVLVDENQYPRGIVSLSDILQALVLTPAGIDALNS from the exons ATGCACTTCATGAGGAGCCACTGCTGCTACGACGCCGTCCCCACCAGCTGCAAGCTCGTTGTCTTCGACATCTCTCTGGAG ATCAAGAAAGCCTTTGTGGCACTGGTGGCCAACGGGGTACGTGCCGCTCCACTCTGGGACAGCAAGACGCAGAGCTTCGTGGGTGAGTGCCAGCTGCACCGCTTGGCCCCTTCCCCTGCTTGGTGGCGAGGGGTGCGGGCAGTGGTGCCAGCCCCACATATCTCTGCAGGGATGCTCACCATCACTGACTTCATCAACATCCTCCACCGCTACTACCGCTCGCCCCTG GTGCAGATCTACGAGGTGGAAGAGCACAAGATTGAGACCTGGAGAG AGGTGTACCTGCAAGGCTCCTTCAAGCCACTGGTCTACATCTCCCCAAGCAACAG CCTCTTCGACGCTGTCTACTCCCTGATTAAGCACAAGATCCACCGCCTGCCTGTCATCGAGCCCATCTCAGGCAATGTCCTGCACATCCTGACGCACAAGCGCATCCTCAAGTTCCTCCACATCTTC GGCTCCACTATCCCCAAGCCACGCTTTCTGAAGAAAACGGTGCAGGAGCTTTGTGTTGGCACCTTCCGCGATGTGGCCGTCGTGCCTGAGAACGCCCCCATCTATACCGCCCTGGAGATCTTCGTGGACCGCCGGGTCTCCGCCCTTCCCGTCATCAACGATGCTG GGCAAGTGGTCGGCCTTTACTCCCGGTTTGACGTCATT CACCTGGCAGCCCAGAAGACCTACAATAACCTGGACATCAGTGTGCGGGAGGCGCTGCGGCAGCGCACCACCTGCCTGGAGGGGGTCCTCACCTGCTACCCCCACGAAACCATGGAGGACATCATCGACCGCATCGCCAAGGAGCAA GTTCATCGCCTGGTTCTGGTGGATGAGAACCAGTACCCGCGGGGCATCGTCTCCCTCTCTGACATCCTCCAGGCCCTTGTGCTCACTCCTGCAGGTATCGATGCTCTTAACTCTTAG